The Metabacillus litoralis genome contains a region encoding:
- a CDS encoding GNAT family N-acetyltransferase — MNIEASLIALPSFETNRLILRKININDLDDIYEFSSDPKVAHHMTWEVNKTKEETLHNFVSIVIEKYKTGQSADWAIVHKESNKVIGTCSFVDWSNNNQKAEIGYVLNRNYWGQGLVSEAIKVVIKFGFEILELNRIEGGCDTDNIGSEKVMLKAGFKYEGTLRKNEYIKGEFRDTKVYSIIKEDFFLNRINI, encoded by the coding sequence ATGAATATAGAAGCTTCATTAATAGCATTACCATCCTTTGAAACAAATCGGCTAATTTTAAGAAAAATTAATATTAATGACCTAGATGATATATATGAATTTTCCTCTGATCCAAAGGTTGCCCACCATATGACTTGGGAAGTAAATAAAACGAAAGAGGAGACATTACATAATTTTGTCAGTATAGTAATTGAAAAATACAAAACTGGTCAATCAGCAGATTGGGCGATTGTACATAAAGAAAGTAATAAAGTAATTGGTACTTGTTCTTTTGTTGATTGGTCTAATAACAATCAAAAAGCTGAAATAGGATATGTTCTAAATAGAAACTACTGGGGACAAGGGTTAGTTTCTGAGGCTATTAAAGTGGTCATTAAATTTGGATTTGAGATTCTTGAGTTAAATCGAATTGAGGGTGGATGTGATACTGATAATATTGGTTCTGAAAAAGTAATGTTGAAGGCAGGATTTAAGTATGAAGGGACTCTTAGAAAAAATGAGTACATAAAAGGGGAATTTCGCGATACTAAGGTTTATTCCATTATAAAGGAAGATTTCTTTTTAAATAGGATAAATATATAG
- a CDS encoding DUF4179 domain-containing protein, with protein sequence MTNKLIELKEILIEDEVRNDLEFTSKDREKVLNSIHQPIKQNRRINTPVIIASTFSVALIFLLVMSSTWIPTERKNTGHEEQIEFVDQTSLFTELNQTVENNGIKVTLQNVMYDGSRILVEYEAESTNGEELERVTGHYRLTVNGEKGKDLTLVPQEGNEKGTAIVAIELYKEFPEQFELGFNINMIEEQKGTWNFSIPIQQVPGKIKRFEPKTVVKKDHLQLTINEVIASQSAIKIRYEESENGNIDRSSPLYNKSVIYEILDPKGNEIVPISSRGLSLDWFSYGVGKHTTTTWYHAPKELPEYLVLKAYIPKQDSKSISIKKSINESLPIVLNQDATNKLVISKIEKKEGQVWLHYSIDGNLKQARNWLSLKWEKDGEEQYFQPISYPDYKPNQENIAKFDVNFSENLYIVTEKISFEEYEELDMKIPLTDSQ encoded by the coding sequence ATGACGAATAAATTAATTGAGTTAAAGGAAATTCTTATAGAAGATGAAGTAAGAAACGACTTAGAATTCACCTCGAAAGATAGAGAGAAAGTGTTAAATAGTATACATCAGCCAATAAAACAAAATAGACGTATAAACACACCCGTTATCATAGCTTCTACATTTTCGGTTGCTTTAATTTTTTTACTTGTAATGAGCTCAACTTGGATTCCAACTGAACGTAAAAATACTGGTCATGAAGAACAAATCGAATTTGTTGATCAAACAAGTTTGTTTACAGAACTAAATCAGACAGTTGAGAATAATGGTATCAAAGTAACTCTGCAAAATGTTATGTACGATGGATCACGAATACTAGTAGAGTATGAAGCGGAGTCCACCAATGGTGAGGAACTTGAAAGAGTTACAGGTCATTATCGACTAACGGTTAATGGTGAAAAGGGTAAAGATTTAACTCTTGTTCCCCAGGAAGGTAATGAAAAAGGTACTGCCATTGTAGCTATTGAATTGTATAAGGAGTTTCCTGAACAATTTGAGCTAGGTTTTAATATCAACATGATTGAGGAGCAAAAGGGTACTTGGAATTTCAGTATTCCGATACAGCAGGTGCCTGGAAAGATTAAAAGGTTTGAACCAAAAACTGTTGTCAAAAAAGATCATTTACAATTAACAATTAACGAAGTGATTGCTTCTCAAAGTGCCATTAAAATTAGATATGAAGAAAGTGAAAATGGTAATATTGATAGAAGCTCACCTTTATATAATAAATCTGTCATATATGAAATACTTGATCCAAAGGGGAATGAAATTGTACCTATATCTTCCCGTGGACTAAGTTTAGATTGGTTTTCGTATGGTGTTGGAAAACATACAACAACAACATGGTATCATGCTCCAAAAGAATTGCCTGAGTATCTTGTGTTAAAAGCGTATATTCCAAAACAGGATTCCAAATCAATCTCAATAAAAAAATCAATTAATGAATCATTACCGATTGTTTTAAATCAAGATGCTACTAATAAACTAGTTATATCAAAAATTGAAAAGAAAGAAGGGCAGGTCTGGTTACATTATTCTATTGATGGAAATCTAAAGCAAGCAAGAAATTGGCTAAGTTTAAAGTGGGAAAAAGATGGTGAAGAACAATACTTTCAACCTATTTCTTATCCTGATTATAAGCCAAATCAAGAAAATATCGCAAAATTTGATGTTAACTTCTCAGAAAACCTATATATTGTAACGGAAAAGATAAGCTTTGAGGAATATGAAGAATTAGATATGAAAATTCCGTTAACTGATTCTCAGTAG
- a CDS encoding sigma-70 family RNA polymerase sigma factor: protein MKPNGEMLYKELKYASADDLDLILTELMIQYGTDLTTLAYTYTKNTEAAKDIVQNVYIKCYKKLHTFKGQSAIKTWLFRITINQCKDYLRSSYFRRVIPIGMKPREDIEERNSTEKVVLQKNMKKQIQECINKLPTKYKDSIYLYYVQELSLKETAEILGVPIDTVKTRLRRAKEKLLPLLNEEDMFYDE from the coding sequence GTGAAACCTAATGGGGAAATGCTTTATAAGGAGTTGAAGTATGCTAGTGCTGACGATTTAGATCTAATCCTAACTGAGTTAATGATACAGTATGGCACGGATCTCACTACATTAGCTTATACTTACACAAAAAATACAGAAGCTGCTAAGGATATCGTTCAAAATGTATATATTAAATGCTATAAAAAATTACATACATTTAAAGGACAGTCTGCCATTAAAACATGGCTTTTCCGGATCACTATTAATCAATGTAAAGACTATTTAAGATCTTCATATTTTCGGAGAGTAATTCCAATTGGAATGAAGCCTAGAGAAGATATAGAAGAAAGAAATAGTACGGAAAAAGTAGTACTACAAAAAAATATGAAAAAACAAATTCAGGAATGTATAAATAAATTACCAACGAAATATAAAGACTCCATTTATTTATACTATGTACAAGAGCTAAGTTTAAAGGAAACTGCGGAAATTTTAGGTGTGCCAATTGATACAGTAAAAACGAGGTTAAGAAGGGCAAAAGAAAAACTCCTACCACTCTTAAATGAGGAGGATATGTTTTATGACGAATAA
- a CDS encoding NUDIX hydrolase → MSQNKFVLVVSVSILCNDKVLIIKENKPTAHNKWNFPSGRIEYSEDILEAAHREVKEETGLEIKLTGTTGVYQFMSSTNNQVFLFHFIAEVTGGALSLEEDEIVDAKWIKVNQLSELKDKELREAGVLNQIIQNVLSGNIQSIQLFNNYI, encoded by the coding sequence ATGTCACAAAATAAATTTGTATTAGTGGTTAGTGTATCAATTCTTTGTAATGATAAAGTGTTAATAATAAAAGAAAATAAGCCTACTGCACATAATAAATGGAATTTTCCAAGTGGACGAATTGAATACAGTGAAGACATTCTTGAAGCAGCTCATAGGGAAGTAAAGGAGGAAACTGGGCTCGAGATAAAATTAACAGGTACAACGGGTGTTTATCAGTTCATGAGCAGTACAAACAATCAAGTATTTCTTTTTCATTTTATCGCCGAGGTTACTGGTGGTGCTCTATCTCTTGAAGAGGATGAAATTGTAGATGCTAAGTGGATTAAAGTTAACCAACTTTCTGAATTAAAAGATAAAGAATTGCGGGAAGCAGGCGTACTAAATCAAATAATACAAAACGTATTAAGTGGGAACATACAATCAATTCAACTTTTTAATAATTATATCTAG
- a CDS encoding FUSC family protein, protein MLKTGLAVALSIYICSLMHLEHAVFAGVAAILAIQPSVYRTWKQMVDQILANTIGATISLFFIYFFGENPVIIGFVIILVIAISLKLKLQSTISLTLVTVLAVMSAAGSEDLYFALERFYIILIGTCTAILINLLIFPPKYKKSFVQLVETTFQNMSLLIRTAISNELTESSYQEYSKNFKKDIKKLEELFQLFDEERVKLGRKSNQLQVRELLVFRQLFKTLQEGEQLLENIEEHFFQSKKSEKESQFFDDQLEYLMKYHEFLLLKYQGKIKEKHSSFEYEEMKESYELKLNLYMQNADQNVRLLIVVSSIIDYSFHLRRLDKLISQLHTQ, encoded by the coding sequence ATATTAAAAACAGGTTTAGCTGTTGCTTTATCGATATACATATGTTCGTTGATGCATCTTGAACATGCTGTTTTTGCTGGAGTTGCGGCCATTTTAGCTATTCAGCCTTCTGTTTATCGTACTTGGAAGCAAATGGTTGATCAAATTTTGGCTAATACGATAGGAGCTACGATTTCCCTGTTTTTTATTTATTTCTTTGGAGAAAATCCAGTAATTATAGGCTTCGTTATTATCTTAGTTATCGCAATTAGTTTAAAATTAAAGCTGCAAAGTACCATTTCCCTAACACTAGTAACAGTCCTGGCTGTGATGAGTGCCGCTGGAAGTGAGGATCTATATTTTGCTTTAGAACGATTTTATATTATTTTAATCGGAACATGCACAGCCATATTAATTAACCTTCTTATTTTTCCACCAAAATATAAGAAGTCATTTGTACAGCTTGTTGAAACAACATTTCAAAATATGTCATTGCTCATCAGAACTGCCATTTCCAATGAGTTAACAGAGAGCTCATATCAGGAGTATAGTAAGAATTTTAAAAAGGATATAAAAAAATTAGAAGAGCTATTTCAATTGTTTGATGAAGAAAGAGTAAAACTCGGAAGAAAGTCAAATCAGCTGCAAGTAAGAGAACTCCTTGTTTTCAGGCAGTTGTTTAAAACATTGCAAGAAGGTGAACAGCTTTTAGAAAATATCGAGGAACACTTTTTTCAAAGCAAAAAATCTGAAAAGGAAAGTCAATTTTTTGACGATCAACTTGAATACTTAATGAAGTATCATGAATTTTTACTTTTAAAATATCAAGGTAAAATAAAAGAAAAACATTCGAGCTTTGAGTATGAAGAGATGAAAGAAAGTTATGAACTTAAATTAAACTTATATATGCAAAATGCTGATCAAAATGTTCGTTTATTGATTGTCGTATCTTCTATTATTGATTATTCCTTTCATTTAAGAAGATTAGATAAATTAATTAGTCAATTACATACTCAGTAA
- a CDS encoding squalene/phytoene synthase family protein codes for MKELKVLQKEAMEVLKATSRTFYIPITFLKKDLKDAVAVAYLAMRAIDEIEDHQELSNDVKHDLLMEVSQLLLEENFNNQKYNEVVSPYKDVLPEVTLRLADWLSLTPTGAKSRVQAATSEMAMGMAKWSKAGWDIKTREDLDDYTYYVAGLVGVMLSDLWQWHDGIETDRDLAIGYGRGLQAVNILRNQHEDMDERGVSFVPDGWNQNELFSYANENLAMANEYIKSINKRTILLFCRLPLAIAHKTLKALKDGREKISRAEVEKIVQEVQVD; via the coding sequence ATGAAAGAACTAAAGGTATTGCAAAAAGAGGCGATGGAAGTATTAAAGGCAACAAGTCGAACATTTTATATACCGATTACTTTTTTGAAAAAAGATTTAAAAGATGCGGTGGCAGTAGCTTACTTAGCAATGCGGGCTATAGATGAAATTGAAGATCACCAAGAACTCTCAAATGATGTAAAGCATGATTTACTAATGGAAGTAAGTCAGTTATTACTTGAAGAAAACTTTAATAATCAAAAGTATAATGAAGTAGTTTCGCCATATAAAGATGTATTACCTGAAGTGACATTGCGATTAGCGGATTGGCTATCATTAACTCCTACAGGTGCGAAAAGTCGTGTACAAGCTGCTACAAGTGAAATGGCAATGGGAATGGCAAAGTGGTCAAAAGCAGGTTGGGACATAAAAACACGTGAAGATTTGGATGACTATACCTATTATGTTGCTGGATTAGTTGGGGTTATGCTATCAGATTTATGGCAGTGGCATGACGGAATTGAAACAGACCGTGACTTAGCAATTGGCTATGGAAGAGGACTACAGGCTGTTAATATTTTACGTAATCAACATGAAGATATGGATGAACGTGGAGTAAGCTTTGTTCCTGATGGCTGGAATCAAAATGAGCTATTTTCTTATGCTAACGAGAACCTAGCAATGGCAAATGAATATATCAAAAGTATTAATAAAAGAACGATTTTATTATTCTGTCGTTTACCGCTGGCAATTGCTCATAAAACTTTAAAGGCATTAAAGGATGGTCGCGAGAAAATCAGTCGTGCTGAAGTAGAAAAAATTGTTCAGGAAGTACAAGTTGATTAG
- the fbp gene encoding fructose-1,6-bisphosphatase, with product MNTKFLDLLAQKYDSEEKVVTEIINLEAILNLPKGTEHFVSDLHGEYQAFQHVLRNGSGKVKEKIEDIFKKVLTEKEIKEFATLVYYPEEKLKLIKNDFDNEQELHHWYTVIIERMIKLICYASSKYTRSKLRKALPSQFVYIVEELLYKTDEFTNFKEPYYSKIVQQIITLGQADKLIIGLAYTTQRLVVDHLHVVGDIYDRGPEPDKIMEALINYHSVDIQWGNHDVLWIGAFAGSKVCLANIIRICARYNNLDIIEDVYGINLRPLLNLAEKYYGDNPAFRPKVQGDESITEEEKLQITKIHQAIAIIQFKLESPIIKRRSNFNMSERLLLEKVDYENNEITINEQTYPLENPCFATINPAQPDQLLEEEQQVIDKLLFSVQHSEKLARHMNFLMKKGSLYLKYNGNLLIHGCIPLDEEGNMEKMIIEDKTYGGRELLDVFEHYLRYSFAHPEETDDLATDMVWYLWTGEYSSLFGKRAMTTFERYFIKDKATHKEKKNPYYHLREDEETCRRLLKEFDLDPDQGHIINGHTPVKEINGENPVKANGKMIVIDGGFSKAYQSTTGIAGYTLLYNSFGMQLVAHQHFNSKEDVLLNGTDVLSVRRIVDKELERKKVLETNIGEDLLQEVSMLNSLMEYRYIK from the coding sequence TTGAATACAAAATTCTTAGATTTACTGGCCCAAAAATATGATAGTGAAGAAAAAGTGGTCACTGAAATTATAAATCTAGAAGCCATTCTAAATCTACCAAAGGGAACAGAGCATTTTGTAAGTGATTTGCACGGGGAGTATCAAGCCTTTCAACATGTGTTAAGAAATGGTTCTGGAAAGGTCAAAGAGAAAATTGAGGACATATTTAAAAAGGTTTTAACCGAAAAAGAAATAAAAGAATTTGCCACATTGGTTTATTATCCGGAAGAAAAATTAAAGCTTATTAAAAATGATTTTGACAATGAACAAGAATTACACCACTGGTATACTGTCATTATTGAGCGCATGATTAAGCTTATTTGTTATGCGTCTTCTAAATATACACGCTCGAAATTGCGTAAAGCATTACCTAGTCAGTTTGTTTACATTGTAGAAGAATTACTATATAAAACAGATGAATTTACAAATTTTAAAGAACCTTATTATTCAAAAATCGTCCAACAAATTATTACTCTCGGACAAGCAGATAAGCTCATTATCGGACTTGCCTATACGACTCAGAGACTAGTTGTTGATCATCTTCATGTTGTAGGGGATATTTATGATCGTGGACCTGAACCAGATAAAATCATGGAAGCTCTCATTAATTATCACTCTGTTGATATTCAATGGGGAAATCATGATGTTCTCTGGATTGGGGCTTTTGCCGGATCAAAGGTTTGTCTGGCAAACATTATTCGAATTTGTGCACGTTATAACAACCTAGATATCATTGAAGACGTATATGGAATCAACCTAAGGCCGCTTCTAAATCTAGCTGAGAAATATTATGGTGATAACCCTGCCTTTAGACCTAAGGTGCAGGGAGATGAATCAATAACGGAAGAAGAAAAATTACAAATCACAAAAATCCATCAAGCCATCGCAATTATTCAGTTTAAGCTTGAAAGTCCGATTATCAAAAGACGTTCGAATTTTAATATGTCAGAAAGACTTTTGCTTGAAAAGGTAGATTATGAGAATAACGAGATTACAATTAATGAACAAACATATCCACTTGAAAATCCCTGCTTTGCAACAATAAATCCAGCTCAACCTGATCAACTCTTAGAAGAAGAACAACAGGTAATAGATAAGCTATTATTTTCTGTTCAGCACTCAGAAAAGCTTGCAAGACATATGAATTTTCTTATGAAGAAAGGCAGTCTTTATTTAAAATATAACGGAAACTTATTAATACATGGCTGCATTCCTTTAGATGAAGAAGGAAATATGGAAAAAATGATCATTGAAGATAAAACCTATGGTGGTCGTGAATTACTTGATGTGTTCGAACATTATTTACGTTATTCGTTTGCACATCCTGAAGAAACAGATGATCTTGCGACAGATATGGTATGGTATTTATGGACTGGTGAATATTCTTCATTGTTTGGCAAAAGAGCAATGACAACCTTTGAAAGATATTTTATTAAGGACAAGGCAACACATAAAGAGAAAAAGAATCCTTATTATCACCTGCGCGAGGATGAGGAAACATGCCGCCGCCTACTAAAAGAGTTTGATCTAGATCCAGATCAAGGCCATATCATTAACGGCCATACTCCTGTAAAAGAAATTAATGGAGAAAATCCTGTAAAAGCAAATGGAAAAATGATTGTGATTGATGGGGGCTTCTCGAAAGCCTATCAATCTACCACTGGCATTGCAGGATATACATTACTATATAATTCCTTTGGTATGCAGCTTGTTGCTCATCAACATTTTAATTCAAAAGAAGATGTTCTCTTAAACGGAACAGACGTTTTATCAGTTAGACGTATAGTAGACAAAGAGTTGGAGAGAAAGAAAGTGCTAGAAACAAACATTGGGGAGGACTTATTACAGGAAGTCTCAATGTTAAATAGCTTGATGGAATATCGTTATATAAAGTGA
- a CDS encoding SGNH/GDSL hydrolase family protein — protein MQRLKVIVTIASLLVVCFSLYFFLSHFNQTKQSNIETSIMNEATESVDTSEKSKTEDKKISEEAPLVKDVKIEDVSIELADEEKKEIVEDENNKHTITEGIKEKVKEAVEGVIKLFEKDLQVVAIGDSLTQGVGDETKNGGYVGILNTTFENNNIKVTIENYGKRGNRTDQLLKRLEKKEIEASIQKADIVLVTIGANDIMKIVRSNFTNLQLEDFEKEEQQYIERLTAIFSKINELNPNSKIYYIGFYNPFDRYFPEIQEMQMIVNDWNEIGKSITEDFENVNYIPIADLFSNSDVELLSEDYFHPNTTGYKLMAKRILESMEEVSVEKEAIAEDEE, from the coding sequence ATGCAAAGACTAAAAGTAATAGTCACGATTGCTAGTTTACTAGTAGTGTGCTTTAGTTTATACTTCTTTCTTTCTCATTTTAATCAAACAAAGCAGAGTAATATCGAAACATCAATTATGAATGAAGCGACAGAATCTGTTGATACATCAGAAAAATCTAAAACGGAAGATAAGAAAATTTCTGAAGAAGCGCCACTTGTAAAAGACGTGAAGATTGAGGATGTTTCAATTGAATTAGCAGATGAAGAAAAGAAAGAAATTGTAGAAGATGAGAATAATAAACATACAATAACAGAAGGTATCAAGGAGAAGGTAAAAGAAGCTGTAGAAGGTGTTATAAAACTTTTTGAAAAGGATCTACAGGTCGTAGCGATTGGTGATTCTCTCACTCAAGGTGTTGGAGATGAAACTAAAAATGGTGGTTATGTCGGGATTTTAAATACCACGTTTGAAAATAATAACATAAAAGTTACGATTGAAAACTACGGGAAAAGAGGAAACCGTACCGATCAATTACTAAAACGTCTTGAGAAAAAAGAGATTGAAGCATCTATTCAAAAAGCTGATATCGTTTTAGTTACAATAGGAGCCAACGATATTATGAAGATTGTTAGAAGCAATTTTACAAACCTTCAGCTTGAGGATTTTGAAAAAGAGGAACAACAATATATTGAAAGATTAACAGCTATTTTTAGTAAAATTAATGAACTAAATCCAAACTCTAAAATATATTATATTGGTTTTTATAATCCTTTTGATCGTTATTTTCCTGAAATTCAAGAAATGCAAATGATTGTTAACGACTGGAACGAAATTGGCAAGTCTATAACAGAGGATTTTGAAAATGTAAATTATATCCCAATCGCTGATCTTTTTAGTAACTCAGATGTAGAATTATTATCCGAAGATTATTTCCATCCTAATACAACTGGTTACAAGCTTATGGCTAAGCGTATTTTAGAAAGCATGGAAGAGGTTAGTGTTGAAAAAGAGGCGATAGCTGAGGATGAAGAATAG
- a CDS encoding GNAT family N-acetyltransferase, producing the protein MIRKLNKDDHESVMKLIGPKPAENLFIIGDIEAYGYDSDIQDLWGQFERGKLMAVLLRYDRNYIPFSEGQYDVKGFADIINLNPSRIEISGLKHLIEPLQQYIHRDVRKHSETYYAKCIGLSYEVDKEKIKLASYLQSSEYHENVEMLRSIPEFATGNFSVEARERAEKDKTGRTYFVRNEEGEMVASASTTAENSQSAMIVGVGTRPGFERRGYATLCMEKLCSELLSEGKSLCLFYDNPAAGKIYKRLGFSDIGFWTMIRYESIGGQVE; encoded by the coding sequence ATGATTCGTAAACTAAATAAAGATGATCATGAATCAGTAATGAAGTTAATTGGTCCTAAACCAGCAGAAAATTTATTTATTATAGGTGATATTGAAGCATATGGATATGATTCTGACATACAAGATCTATGGGGACAATTTGAACGTGGTAAATTAATGGCTGTTTTATTACGATATGATCGAAATTACATTCCATTTAGTGAGGGTCAATATGATGTAAAAGGCTTTGCAGACATTATTAATCTTAATCCATCACGAATTGAAATCAGTGGATTAAAGCATTTAATTGAGCCTCTGCAACAATATATTCATAGAGATGTAAGAAAGCATAGTGAAACATATTACGCAAAATGTATAGGTTTAAGTTATGAGGTAGATAAGGAGAAAATAAAACTTGCAAGCTATTTACAGTCGTCAGAATATCATGAAAATGTAGAGATGTTACGTTCAATACCTGAGTTTGCTACTGGGAATTTCAGTGTTGAAGCGAGAGAACGTGCTGAAAAGGATAAAACTGGGAGAACCTATTTTGTTCGGAATGAAGAAGGAGAAATGGTTGCTTCAGCATCCACAACAGCCGAAAATTCTCAATCTGCGATGATCGTGGGAGTTGGAACAAGACCAGGATTTGAACGGAGAGGATATGCAACATTATGTATGGAAAAGCTTTGCAGTGAATTACTTTCTGAAGGAAAATCACTTTGTTTATTTTATGATAATCCTGCTGCAGGAAAGATCTATAAAAGATTAGGATTTTCTGATATTGGATTTTGGACTATGATTCGTTATGAATCAATTGGTGGGCAAGTTGAGTGA
- a CDS encoding ATP-dependent Lon protease, which translates to MKLFLSIIIAGLLGLLVFFGPVGIYLLCSTIVGVLFRTCILIREIHKQVIPAGGTDKAKEVYERYLIEKGEK; encoded by the coding sequence ATGAAACTATTTTTGTCAATTATAATAGCCGGACTATTAGGTTTATTAGTTTTCTTTGGACCTGTTGGAATTTATCTATTATGTTCAACTATTGTGGGAGTGCTCTTTAGAACATGTATATTAATAAGAGAGATTCATAAACAAGTGATTCCAGCTGGAGGAACTGATAAAGCTAAAGAAGTATATGAGAGGTATTTAATAGAAAAAGGCGAAAAATGA
- a CDS encoding lipid II flippase Amj family protein, producing the protein MELITSKLIIISLFIMVITMVETLAYSTRISGTRVKLIATAISLFSTLVIVSRFSTMIQQPLTAKLIAEAPDWNKLHFIEEQYRILIGVTTIGVLLGILLFPTFINIFSRAIVQLSKQRGSMVALFLSQFNRKGFRKIMKCIRMPKLSYLKGITYKTIPKRLFVTNVIVSAVFTIGVLSSIYASMLVPEDYAQAALMSSGIINGIATILLTLFIDPKASVLADRVMKKECDYIYLKSYSLTMVSSKLVGTVLAQLLFIPAAYYVAWFASWI; encoded by the coding sequence ATGGAATTGATAACAAGTAAGTTGATCATTATATCATTGTTTATAATGGTCATTACAATGGTAGAGACTTTAGCTTACTCGACAAGGATTTCAGGTACACGGGTCAAGCTAATTGCGACAGCAATTTCTTTATTTAGTACTCTTGTCATTGTTTCAAGATTTTCGACAATGATTCAACAACCCCTAACAGCAAAATTAATTGCAGAGGCACCTGATTGGAACAAACTACATTTTATAGAGGAACAATATAGAATCTTAATTGGAGTTACCACAATTGGAGTATTGCTAGGAATTCTTCTTTTCCCAACATTTATCAATATTTTTTCAAGAGCCATCGTTCAGCTATCAAAACAACGGGGATCTATGGTGGCATTATTTCTTAGTCAATTTAATAGAAAAGGTTTTAGGAAAATAATGAAATGTATAAGAATGCCTAAACTATCATATCTAAAGGGAATTACATATAAAACCATACCCAAAAGGCTTTTTGTTACCAATGTAATCGTTTCAGCAGTTTTTACGATTGGGGTACTTTCTTCTATCTATGCATCCATGTTGGTTCCTGAAGATTATGCTCAAGCTGCTTTAATGTCATCAGGTATTATTAACGGCATTGCGACAATATTGCTAACATTATTTATTGATCCTAAAGCTTCAGTTTTGGCAGATCGAGTCATGAAAAAAGAATGTGATTACATTTATTTGAAAAGCTATTCTTTAACAATGGTTAGTTCTAAATTAGTCGGTACAGTTCTAGCTCAATTATTATTTATTCCGGCTGCATACTATGTTGCTTGGTTTGCTAGTTGGATATAA
- a CDS encoding VOC family protein, producing the protein MKKELGGLEDITGVTCIYILVKDVYESVKWYQKNLGCEPTIHNPVSPGMQRSILRFPDHNGDILGPGLRQTTPAIFLVTDKTREERVDHAVKSNNLHPLVCFITPRIQEMYNRFIENGVEIVNEISEDRSVGDAFKFYDLDRNLLEIWQP; encoded by the coding sequence ATGAAAAAAGAGTTAGGGGGATTAGAAGACATTACAGGTGTTACTTGCATTTATATTCTAGTAAAGGATGTTTACGAGTCTGTTAAATGGTACCAAAAGAACTTAGGCTGTGAACCTACAATCCATAACCCTGTTAGTCCTGGGATGCAAAGATCTATCCTAAGATTTCCAGATCATAATGGTGACATTCTGGGGCCAGGTCTTAGGCAAACGACCCCAGCTATATTCCTTGTGACCGACAAGACGCGAGAAGAGAGAGTGGATCATGCTGTTAAGAGTAACAATCTACACCCTTTAGTTTGCTTCATTACTCCACGTATTCAAGAAATGTACAATCGTTTCATAGAAAATGGTGTAGAAATAGTAAATGAAATTTCCGAGGATAGATCTGTTGGAGATGCTTTTAAATTTTACGATTTAGATAGAAATCTGTTAGAAATATGGCAACCATGA
- a CDS encoding pentapeptide repeat-containing protein, producing MSLHVQKLDLQKANISGSRWQEVNAEELEIDNVSLAKTKVNNANMKSMLLNDVNLEQVEISNTNLSRAQIKHANFSHAVIDHVHLFGTEFRNAVLPEEGAPNFNENGEYKPVSFDHCNLAKGQIKNCNLSNMEIIDCDISGLKINGILIEDLIRKQEK from the coding sequence ATGTCATTACATGTTCAAAAATTAGATTTACAAAAAGCTAATATATCTGGATCAAGGTGGCAAGAAGTGAATGCTGAGGAGCTTGAGATAGATAATGTAAGCTTGGCAAAAACAAAGGTTAATAATGCAAATATGAAAAGTATGTTATTAAATGATGTTAATTTGGAACAAGTTGAAATCTCCAATACTAATTTATCTCGGGCACAAATAAAACATGCCAATTTTAGTCATGCCGTTATAGATCACGTTCACTTATTTGGAACAGAGTTTCGTAATGCTGTTCTTCCGGAAGAAGGAGCTCCAAATTTTAATGAAAACGGAGAATACAAACCAGTAAGCTTCGATCATTGTAATCTCGCAAAAGGGCAAATAAAAAATTGTAACTTATCTAATATGGAAATTATCGATTGTGACATTTCAGGGCTTAAGATTAATGGGATATTAATTGAGGATTTAATTAGGAAACAAGAAAAGTAA